In Penaeus chinensis breed Huanghai No. 1 chromosome 19, ASM1920278v2, whole genome shotgun sequence, a single genomic region encodes these proteins:
- the LOC125035002 gene encoding uncharacterized protein LOC125035002 gives MDLAVLKQEAADLGLTDPRDIAKYVQDQHRDLRAERREREDREREFAAAEAIREHEIRMAELNFKHKIEVLKATPPTPVAPPKTKLPMFPDDADQVEAYFLVFERVAADHGWDEKTMFLQLVTRLQGHSLDVYHRTEIEGNLTYSELKEALLSAYAISLEQARCRFQEAHLDERETCKLFIIRLSHLFKIWHRRSNLPDTKEGILELILVTQLLASLPKGLRAQLRMNKVTSLAETADIADGWFSAYGYNYRVKKEGERKQESKKPALRSVGDRRESKSPETAKAQPGEHKHQPFNMPRKGGEKKPFYQSGHLATVNSVPEKEEPQVHLSGLALGHHVLCACSPLPLPSAASKRLSTAEGLVQGRRAIIMRDSGSTGCVVKKRYVKRKDYTGKTVRVTMIDGSQIVVREAKVFCQSPYFTGTVTAAVMDNPAFDFVLGNVPGAGLVPAKEVQTQTQVEGGKDAMTQTAEESEPTAQDVPLMSESPGVRDGPTISADIMDQTSAAVTTRAAARRSEISTRLANPQGLEALLKGEDIAEQQKNDATLSKLREYAEQRHVRLYKGIKMDFIWQNNRLYRRTTLPQGEVKLQFVVPAGCRQQVFKLGHHSLLGGHMGAAKTLARIQSTMFWPGMGAEILRLGRSCDICQKTTDKGRNTAAPLQPLPVISEPFSRVAVDIVGPITPCADDKSKYILTVVDFATRWPEAVALKNIEAATVAEALFDMFCRIGIPKEVLSDRGTQFTSGMMEETWKLLSVKGMRTTPYHPQGNGLCERFNGTLKKMLKRMAADQPREWPRLLAPLLFAYREAPQSSLRFSPFELVYGRPVRGPLQVLRELWDNTEDDPVITSSYQYVLDLSERLHSTCELAKEELLKSQVTQKSYYDRKAKFRTLDEGDQCLILLPTSTNKLLAQWSGPYTILKRVSDVNYIVGIGHEKKRFHINMIKKYYPRSSPVPQSSHATRQQEKSDNRRSVNVRRRCSSEKGVDNSKRFGCTATVIPEDSGFCQPLTPEADSREGPESIIINPKLEDHHKADLHEIIQKYPEIFSDQPRVAKVEEHRIVLRNKEPVRTKPYPIPLRYVDLVIKEIKKLEAMGIIEPSKSSYCSPIVVVKKKGGDIRICGDYRRVNAATHFEAEPMSDQRIIFSRLSASKYFTKLDLTKGFFQIPLHPESRKITAFKTPCGLYQYKAEHQKLLDVVFSKLSLHRMTLKPSKCEIAFTRTHFLGHTVGDGKCECQQEKLQKIRMAPRPVNQHQLRSFLGLVGYYRSFIKNFTQIALPLFNLLKKDCSIKLVWGAEQEKSFTTLKETLCSEPILRLPSKDKPFTLRTDASGEGVGAILLQEFDGILFPVAYHSRRLSKAECNYSTVERELLARSKTANARLMRWALYLQQFEFNIRYIRGTENVGADLLSRLVSGSSSDLEDSRAEMSRNPGPQLQYHEAEVEHRLQKNPHP, from the exons ATGGATTTAGCGGTATTGAAGCAGGAGGCTGCAGACCTGGGGTTGACTGATCCCCGTGATATTGCTAAGTATGTGCAGGACCAGCATCGAGACTTGCGGGCGGAGCGCAGAGAGCGGGAAGATCGCGAACGCGAGTTTGCGGCCGCCGAAGCGATACGGGAGCACGAAATTCGGATGGCGGAGCTAAATTTTAAGCATAAGATAGAAGTCCTTAAAGCTACGCCGCCCACGCCCGTGGCTCCTCCCAAAACGAAGTTGCCGATGTTTCCTGACGACGCAGACCAGGTCGAAGCTTATTTCCTCGTATTCGAAAGGGTCGCAGCCGATCACGGGTGGGACGAGAAGACGATGTTTCTGCAGCTCGTCACCCGCCTCCAGGGCCACAGCCTGGATGTTTATCACCGCACCGAAATCGAAGGTAATTTGACGTACAGCGAATTAAAGGAAGCTCTGCTGAGTGCTTACGCTATAAGCCTCGAGCAGGCCCGTTGCAGGTTCCAGGAAGCTCACCTTGACGAGCGGGAGACCTGCAAGCTTTTcatcattcgtctctctcatctctttaagATTTGGCATCGAAGGAGTAATTTACCTGACACCAAGGAAGGTATCCTGGAGCTCATTCTGGTTACGCAACTACTCGCTTCGCTGCCCAAGGGATTGCGAGCTCAGCTGAGAATGAACAAAGTTACTAGCCTGGCGGAGACCGCGGACATAGCGGATGGCTGGTTCTCTGCTTATGGCTACAACTatagggtgaagaaagagggcgaACGAAAGCAAGAGTCAAAGAAACCTGCTCTGAGAAGCGTCGGTGATCGCAGGGAGTCAAAATCTCCTGAAACTGCAAAAGCACAGCCGGGAGAACACAAGCACCAGCCTTTCAATATGCCACGGAAAGGGGGTGAAAAGAAGCCGTTCTACCAGTCCGGTCACTTGGCTACCGTGAACAGTGTCCCGGAAAAGGAGGAGCCCCAGGTACATCTGTCTGGCCTGGCACTTGGCCACCATGTACTCTGTgcatgctctcctcttcccttgccttcagCAGCCAGCAAGAGATTGTCTACTGCAGAGGGCCTAGTCCAGGGTCGCAGAGCAATTATCATGCGAGACTCTGGCTCCACAGGATGTGTAGTTAAAAAAAGGTATGTAAAAAGAAAGGATTATACTGGCAAAACCGTTCGTGTTACAATGATTGATGGTTCACAAATAGTTGTCCGTGAGGCAAAGGTTTTCTGCCAGTCCCCTTATTTTACAGGCACTGTGACTGCTGCTGTTATGGATAACCCTGCCTTCGATTTTGTCCTGGGCAACGTGCCTGGAGCTGGCCTGGTCCCGGCGAAAGAGGTCCAGACGCAGACCCAGGTGGAAGGAGGCAAGGACGCGATGACACAAACTGCAGAGGAGAGTGAACCTACTGCACAAGATGTCCCCCTTATGTCAGAATCCCCTGGTGTTCGCGATGGACCAACCATATCTGCAGACATTATGGATCAGACCAGTGCTGCTGTCACTACGAGAGCTGCTGCACGTCGCTCTGAGATCAGTACACGACTGGCAAATCCACAAGGTCTGGAGGCACTACTAAAAGGCGAGGATATAGCTGAGCAGCAGAAAAATGATGCCACCCTCTCCAAACTACGTGAATATGCTGAGCAACGTCATGTTCGCCTCTACAAGGGAATAAAGATGGACTTTATATGGCAGAACAACAGACTTTACCGACGAACTACCTTGCCTCAGGGTGAGGTGAAGCTGCAGTTCGTTGTTCCAGCTGGATGTCGCCAACAAGTCTTCAAGTTGGGGCACCACTCGCTCCTCGGAGGTCACATGGGGGCAGCCAAAACTCTCGCCCGAATACAATCCACCATGTTCTGGCCTGGAATGGGAGCTGAAATCTTAAGACTCGGCCGTTCCTGTGACATATGTCAGAAGACAACGGACAAGGGACGCAATACTGCAGCACCTCTACAGCCACTTCCTGTGATTTCGGAACCGTTCTCTCGCGTGGCTGTCGATATTGTGGGTCCCATTACACCTTGTGCTGACGATAAATCGAAATACATCCTTACAGTCGTTGATTTTGCAACAAGATGGCCAGAAGCTGTTGCCCTGAAGAACATAGAAGCTGCCACGGTTGCAGAAGCTCTCTTCGATATGTTCTGCAGAATCGGCATACCCAAGGAAGTACTGAGCGACAGAGGTACACAGTTTACATCAGGCATGATGGAAGAGACCTGGAAGCTCCTTTCAGTAAAGGGCATGAGAACTACACCATACCACCCACAAGGAAATGGTCTTTGTGAGCGATTTAATGGCACACTAAAGAAGATGCTAAAACGTATGGCTGCAGACCAGCCGCGGGAATGGCCTCGTCTCTTGGCACCGCTGCTGTTTGCCTACAGAGAAGCCCCGCAAAGTTCCTTAAGATTCTCCCCATTTGAGTTGGTGTACGGTAGACCAGTAAGAGGCCCTTTGCAAGTTCTGAGGGAGCTGTGGGACAACACTGAGGATGACCCAGTAATCACCTCCTCTTATCAGTATGTTCTGGATCTGAGTGAACGCTTGCATTCTACGTGCGAACTCGCAAAAGAGGAGCTTTTGAAAAGCCAGGTCACTCAGAAGTCTTATTATGACAGGAAAGCCAAGTTTCGTACTCTTGATGAAGGAGATCAGTGCTTGATATTGCTACCTACGAGCACAAACAAGCTCCTAGCACAGTGGAGTGGACCTTATACTATTCTCAAACGAGTTTCAGACGTTAATTACATCGTAGGAATCGGCCACGAGAAGAAACGTTTCCAcataaacatgataaagaaatattatcCAAGGTCCTCCCCTGTACCTCAGTCTAGCCATGCAACTCGTCAACAAGAAAAGAGTGACAATCGACGTTCAGTCAATGTTCGACGACGCTGCTCTTCTGAGAAAGGTGTTGATAACTCGAAAAGGTTTGGTTGTACGGCAACCGTAATACCTGAAGACTCTGGTTTCTGCCAGCCCTTGACTCCTGAGGCTGATTCGAGGGAAGGACCAGAGAGTATTATCATAAACCCGAAGCTAGAGGACCACCATAAGGCAGACCTCCATGAGATCATTCAGAAGTACCCTGAAATCTTCTCTGACCAACCCCGAGTTGCCAAGGTGGAAGAACATCGAATCGTCCTTCGTAATAAAGAGCCAGTGCGCACAAAGCCATATCCCATACCTCTGCGATATGTAGACTTGGTgatcaaagagataaagaaactggAAGCTATGGGCATTATTGAACCGTCCAAGAGTTCGTATTGTTCACCCATAGTTGTggttaagaagaaaggaggagacatcAGGATCTGCGGGGATTACCGTCGCGTTAACGCAGCTACTCATTTCGAGGCGGAACCAATGTCTGATCAACGCATTATCTTCTCACGTTTATCTGCctctaaatattttacaaaactgGACCTGACAAAAGGATTCTTCCAGATTCCTTTGCATCCAGAGAGCAGGAAGATAACAGCCTTCAAAACCCCCTGTGGACTGTATCAATACAAG GCTGAGCACCAGAAGCTTCTCGACGTAGTTTTCAGTAAATTATCTCTGCATCGAATGACCCTAAAGCCCAGCAAGTGTGAGATAGCCTTCACACGGACACACTTCCTTGGCCACACCGTTGGAGATGGCAAATGCGAGTGTCAGCAGGAGAAACTACAGAAGATTCGCATGGCACCGCGACCCGTAAATCAACACCAGCTTCGTTCTTTCCTCGGCCTCGTTGGGTATTATCGGAGCTTCATCAAAAACTTTACGCAGATTGCTCTTCCACTATTCAACCTCCTGAAGAAAGACTGCAGCATCAAGCTGGTGTGGGGTGCAGAGCAAGAGAAATCCTTCACTACACTAAAGGAAACCTTGTGCTCTGAACCTATTCTCCGACTTCCATCCAAAGATAAACCCTTTACTTTGCGGACGGATGCATCGGGAGAAGGTGTTGGAGCAATCCTTCTGCAAGAGTTTGATGGCATATTGTTCCCCGTAGCTTACCACAGCCGTAGACTCTCAAAAGCCGAATGCAATTATTCGACAGTTGAACGAGAGCTGTTAGCG cGATCTAAGACCGCCAACGCGCGCTTGATGCGCTGGGCGCTCTACCTTCAACAATTTGAGTTCAATATCCGCTACATAAGAGGAACTGAGAACGTAGGAGCTGATCTACTCTCAAGGCTGGTCAGCGGAAGCAGCAGTGACCTTGAGGACAGCCGAGCTGAAATGTCTCGCAACCCAGGACCTCAACTACAATATCATGAAGCGGAGGTGGAGCATCGACTGCAGAAGAATCCTCATCCCTAA